A genome region from Chryseobacterium sp. G0186 includes the following:
- a CDS encoding T9SS type A sorting domain-containing protein: MKLKLLLGALMLTAFTAKAQVPTINENFNNFTAGNATFPQFGWSAVVAPLVMNEAPFPVPPRMIVTNTSNNRAVQSYSGTNPTGVSYLISPQIQAPAGDKSLKFTTTLVSPSPGPATIQVGLASSPTDMSTFVPVGDPITVSVIGTILNINMPIPASTTSYIVFKFTPSTMHVAAQIDDVVYDTTASLAVSDKAFAQNEVKFFVNADNASLDFVAKKDPKNIQIYSSAGMKVAEGKLNGQKFNINGLQTGVYIIAIETAEGKTIQSKFIKK, from the coding sequence ATGAAACTAAAATTACTTTTAGGAGCATTGATGCTTACAGCCTTTACCGCTAAGGCGCAAGTACCAACCATCAACGAAAACTTCAATAACTTCACTGCCGGAAATGCTACTTTTCCTCAGTTTGGCTGGTCTGCAGTGGTAGCCCCTTTGGTTATGAATGAAGCACCTTTTCCTGTTCCACCAAGAATGATCGTAACGAACACAAGTAACAACAGAGCTGTTCAATCATATTCTGGAACGAACCCTACAGGTGTATCTTATTTAATTTCTCCACAGATCCAGGCTCCTGCAGGAGACAAGAGTCTGAAATTTACCACAACTTTGGTATCTCCATCTCCTGGTCCTGCAACTATTCAGGTAGGATTGGCATCCAGTCCAACAGATATGTCAACCTTTGTTCCTGTAGGAGACCCAATTACAGTATCTGTGATAGGAACTATTTTAAACATCAATATGCCTATCCCTGCATCCACAACATCTTATATTGTGTTTAAATTCACCCCTTCCACGATGCACGTGGCAGCACAAATTGATGATGTTGTTTATGATACAACAGCTTCATTGGCAGTGAGTGACAAAGCATTTGCACAAAATGAAGTTAAGTTCTTTGTTAATGCAGACAATGCATCCCTTGACTTTGTAGCGAAAAAAGATCCTAAGAACATCCAAATCTACTCTTCTGCAGGTATGAAAGTAGCAGAAGGAAAATTGAACGGACAAAAATTTAATATCAATGGACTTCAGACAGGAGTTTACATTATAGCGATTGAAACTGCTGAGGGGAAAACCATCCAATCAAAGTTTATCAAAAAATAA
- a CDS encoding TonB-dependent receptor plug domain-containing protein produces the protein MQKKVLSILSLSIAFWMNAQKKDSLNQKKIEEVVITGQYMQRSINKSIYKVEVIDAEQIKNMAATNVAEVLNQSLNIQITADTRSGNSTANMMGLDGSYVKILIDNIPVVGDTGLGSNIDLTKLSLNNIERIEIVKGSMGVEYGNGALAGVINIITKKGNSKKVSVRASLQEETVRNNYDIKKKGNGRHIQNVNVDYNIDDNWFANINFNHNQFMGYEGNKMGYKYLERDLKRGYEWNPKDQYDASALIRYSKNKTSFYYKLSYLNEKFNFYNPEVNVDPLNDGNGGALYRSVDRRYNTSRWIHQFNIQTNLGHIQYMGDFSFQNQDRKFQDYNYDIPNRSIIDKEEERSYYKTNVIYSRGMFSNFLNNKTVDFQLGYELDYTDGYASLIAGKFFTKAINRTLFTYSNFISGEWNISDKFSVRPGARLSVSEKFNNQFNYSLSARYKTSENSNLRLVAGTANRFPTYEELYTFFVNLNHDIQGNPDLTPEKGFSTGAFWDQSFITKNDWKIAYSVSGLYLDVRDKIEMLLIKDPSTYQFRNMDKYRNMLFSANVDFKKDQLALSLRGALGGTSVAMKSMYHTSPTDYQFQFQAGAIANYKLQNPGTSFALYYKYTGPGRLYVFENETNGFKLGKTDGFHMMDFIVSQPFWNDHLELSAGVKNIFDVTSINSTAMKAEAHATTAPTGIVNLYYGRSYFARLTFQF, from the coding sequence ATGCAGAAGAAAGTGCTTTCCATTCTATCATTATCCATTGCATTTTGGATGAATGCACAAAAAAAGGATTCTCTTAATCAAAAGAAAATTGAAGAAGTTGTCATCACAGGACAATATATGCAACGCTCTATCAACAAATCTATCTATAAGGTTGAAGTCATAGATGCCGAGCAGATCAAAAACATGGCAGCAACCAACGTGGCTGAAGTTTTGAATCAAAGTCTTAATATACAAATCACAGCAGATACAAGATCCGGAAACTCCACTGCTAATATGATGGGGTTGGATGGAAGCTATGTTAAAATCCTGATTGATAATATTCCTGTAGTAGGAGATACAGGATTGGGAAGCAATATTGACCTGACTAAACTTTCACTGAATAATATCGAAAGAATCGAGATTGTAAAGGGAAGTATGGGGGTAGAATACGGAAACGGAGCACTTGCAGGGGTTATTAATATCATTACCAAGAAAGGTAATTCAAAAAAGGTAAGCGTAAGAGCCTCTCTTCAGGAAGAAACCGTTAGAAATAATTACGATATTAAGAAAAAAGGAAACGGAAGACACATCCAGAATGTGAACGTAGACTATAATATTGATGATAACTGGTTTGCCAATATTAACTTCAACCATAACCAGTTTATGGGGTATGAGGGAAATAAAATGGGGTATAAATATTTAGAACGTGATCTGAAAAGAGGATATGAATGGAATCCTAAAGACCAGTATGATGCTTCTGCTTTAATCCGATATTCAAAAAATAAAACCTCTTTCTATTATAAGCTTTCCTATCTGAATGAGAAGTTTAATTTCTATAATCCTGAAGTGAATGTAGATCCTCTTAATGATGGAAATGGTGGGGCTTTATACAGAAGTGTAGACAGAAGATATAATACCAGCCGATGGATTCACCAGTTTAATATTCAAACCAATCTTGGACATATTCAGTATATGGGAGATTTCTCTTTCCAAAACCAGGATAGAAAGTTTCAGGATTACAACTATGATATTCCCAACAGGTCTATCATAGACAAAGAGGAGGAAAGATCTTATTATAAGACGAATGTAATATATTCAAGAGGGATGTTCAGCAACTTCCTTAATAATAAAACGGTTGATTTTCAATTGGGGTATGAGTTAGACTACACGGATGGCTATGCTTCATTGATTGCCGGTAAATTTTTCACAAAAGCAATAAACAGAACACTTTTTACTTACTCAAACTTTATTTCCGGAGAATGGAATATTTCTGATAAATTCTCTGTAAGACCCGGAGCGAGGCTTTCTGTAAGTGAAAAATTCAATAATCAGTTTAATTACTCGCTTTCCGCTAGATACAAGACTTCTGAGAATTCAAACCTTAGACTTGTAGCAGGTACAGCAAATCGTTTTCCTACCTATGAAGAGCTTTATACGTTTTTCGTAAACCTTAATCATGATATTCAGGGGAATCCTGATCTTACTCCGGAAAAAGGCTTCTCTACGGGAGCATTCTGGGACCAGAGTTTTATCACGAAAAATGATTGGAAGATTGCATACAGTGTAAGCGGATTATATCTTGATGTGCGAGACAAAATAGAAATGCTTCTTATAAAGGATCCGTCTACCTACCAGTTTAGGAATATGGATAAATATAGAAATATGTTGTTCTCAGCCAATGTAGATTTCAAAAAAGATCAGCTTGCTCTTTCTTTAAGAGGTGCTTTGGGAGGAACATCAGTCGCTATGAAGTCAATGTATCATACTTCACCTACTGATTATCAGTTCCAGTTCCAGGCAGGGGCTATCGCTAACTATAAACTGCAAAATCCGGGAACTTCATTTGCCCTTTATTATAAATACACAGGCCCAGGAAGATTATATGTGTTTGAAAACGAAACCAATGGTTTTAAGCTTGGAAAAACGGATGGTTTTCATATGATGGACTTTATTGTAAGTCAGCCTTTCTGGAATGATCATCTGGAACTATCGGCAGGGGTGAAAAATATCTTTGATGTTACCAGTATCAATTCCACAGCTATGAAAGCAGAAGCTCATGCTACCACAGCGCCTACAGGTATCGTGAATTTATATTATGGCAGAAGCTATTTTGCCAGATTAACGTTTCAATTTTAA
- a CDS encoding HmuY family protein — MKYLKIVSVLSVMLAAQSCVSADEDKVPAPPITGSSVNVPVGGPTEPNQVWIDLSDMVKEEKEPRKTVNKRTDWDLGFYTGDDFRVIMNGSLAMTVIKIPNATEISKVKEADIESLKEIAQVGTFDSENMKYIDNPNGDFLNQTSGIEAIKANDAENPIYLVNLGREIPPSNNIGAGSVSLSGDPRGWKKVQILRATNGYKIRYADLNAGSEGVKEYIITKDPEYNFAFFNLKTGTPVKIQPKKKSWDIAFTTFTNEVFMSPGNSAGSYFYADFITTNTLDGVGAYQVNVTGNLEQAYTAFKLKDVDASKFVFNDHRAIGDKWRTTTGTSDNPVPFVYSNRFFILKDTNGFYFKLKFSAMKNTKGERGFTAFAFDPL, encoded by the coding sequence ATGAAATATTTAAAAATAGTTTCCGTTCTTTCCGTAATGTTAGCAGCACAGTCTTGTGTTTCTGCTGATGAGGACAAGGTTCCTGCACCGCCTATTACCGGTTCTTCCGTGAACGTGCCGGTGGGAGGGCCTACTGAACCTAATCAGGTATGGATTGACCTGAGTGATATGGTTAAAGAAGAAAAAGAGCCAAGAAAAACGGTTAATAAACGAACAGATTGGGATCTTGGATTTTATACCGGTGATGATTTCAGGGTAATTATGAACGGATCACTGGCAATGACTGTAATCAAAATACCTAATGCTACGGAAATCAGTAAAGTAAAAGAAGCAGACATAGAAAGTTTAAAGGAAATTGCTCAGGTAGGAACGTTTGACTCTGAGAATATGAAGTACATAGACAATCCTAATGGAGACTTCTTGAATCAAACTTCAGGTATTGAAGCCATAAAGGCCAATGATGCTGAAAACCCTATTTATTTAGTTAACCTGGGAAGAGAGATTCCTCCGTCTAATAATATTGGAGCAGGTTCTGTTTCATTATCAGGCGACCCGAGAGGGTGGAAGAAAGTTCAGATTCTAAGAGCTACTAATGGCTACAAAATTCGTTATGCAGATCTTAATGCCGGAAGCGAGGGTGTTAAGGAATATATTATAACAAAAGATCCTGAATATAATTTTGCTTTTTTCAATCTTAAAACAGGAACTCCGGTAAAGATTCAGCCTAAGAAAAAAAGTTGGGATATTGCCTTTACAACATTTACCAACGAAGTATTTATGTCACCTGGAAATAGTGCAGGAAGTTACTTTTACGCAGACTTTATAACAACCAATACGCTGGACGGAGTTGGAGCTTATCAGGTAAATGTTACAGGTAACCTTGAGCAGGCATATACCGCATTTAAATTAAAAGATGTGGATGCAAGCAAATTTGTGTTCAATGATCATAGAGCCATTGGAGATAAATGGAGAACCACTACCGGGACATCGGATAACCCTGTTCCGTTTGTATATTCAAACCGTTTCTTCATCCTGAAGGATACAAATGGCTTTTACTTTAAGCTGAAATTCAGCGCTATGAAGAATACAAAAGGAGAACGTGGATTTACGGCCTTTGCATTCGATCCATTATAA
- a CDS encoding hemin ABC transporter substrate-binding protein yields MKKFILAASVLVAVYSCKKEEGAKKENTTEATSEAPKSNNKIVTLNGGITEIVSALGHEKEIVGTDVTSTYPASLKATAKDLGHVRSMTIEPIMAVSPTLILASDKDINPELLGKIKTSGIKTEVFKQEYTVEGTKKLIESVAKAIGNTDYQKLNDKIDADLKQVQPLAKKPKVLFIYARGNMLMVAGKNTPMASLINLAGGENSVVDFEDFKPLTPEAVVKANPDVLFFFETGLQGAGGNEGALKMPGVSQTNAGKNKKIIAMDGGLVSGFGPRLGEAAVGLNKLLIENAK; encoded by the coding sequence ATGAAGAAATTCATCCTCGCAGCTTCTGTTCTTGTAGCAGTATATTCATGCAAAAAAGAAGAAGGTGCCAAAAAAGAAAATACAACTGAAGCTACATCTGAAGCTCCAAAAAGTAATAATAAAATTGTAACCCTAAACGGTGGTATTACGGAAATTGTAAGTGCTTTGGGTCACGAAAAAGAAATTGTAGGAACAGACGTTACCAGTACATATCCTGCAAGTTTAAAAGCTACTGCTAAAGATTTAGGACACGTAAGATCAATGACTATTGAGCCGATTATGGCTGTAAGTCCTACCTTAATTCTTGCTTCCGATAAGGACATTAACCCGGAATTATTAGGAAAGATCAAGACTTCAGGCATCAAAACAGAGGTTTTCAAGCAGGAATATACGGTTGAGGGTACTAAAAAACTTATTGAAAGCGTTGCAAAAGCTATTGGAAATACAGATTATCAGAAATTAAATGATAAAATAGATGCAGACCTGAAGCAGGTACAGCCTCTTGCTAAAAAACCAAAGGTATTGTTCATCTATGCCAGAGGAAACATGTTAATGGTTGCCGGTAAAAATACACCAATGGCTTCTCTAATTAACCTTGCAGGAGGAGAAAATTCAGTCGTTGATTTTGAAGATTTCAAACCATTGACTCCGGAAGCAGTTGTAAAGGCTAATCCAGATGTTCTGTTCTTCTTTGAGACAGGATTACAGGGAGCAGGAGGAAACGAAGGAGCGCTTAAAATGCCGGGAGTTTCCCAAACCAATGCCGGGAAAAATAAAAAGATCATCGCAATGGATGGAGGGTTAGTGTCAGGTTTTGGACCGAGA